A section of the bacterium genome encodes:
- a CDS encoding ABC transporter ATP-binding protein has protein sequence MELTLEHVSKQFGRVRAVDDVSLTIRDGELVALLGPSGCGKSTTLFLVAGLYRPSAGRILFGQRVVNDVSPQSRGVGLVFQSYALYPHLTTFENIAFPLRVKRTSRAEVTRRVHEVADLTGITECLPRPPAQLSGGQQQRVALCRALVKAPAILLLDEPLSNLDARLREATRAEIKRLQRELGITTLFVSHDQAEALGIADRVGIMDRGKLVVLMTPMELYQRPPSRFVAEFIGTPPMNFMPVQVAENGIVFDGAPLRHLPRPIPQGAYMLGVRPEHLHVAADGTLPALVVLVETLGRDLLIHATCGGVRLRILADPETHVGPDDRVRLRLDWDRTHLFEADSGRVVPFAGEGRSVQ, from the coding sequence GTGGAATTGACATTGGAGCACGTCTCCAAACAGTTCGGCCGCGTCAGAGCGGTCGATGACGTCTCCCTGACAATCCGCGACGGTGAGCTCGTGGCGCTGCTGGGTCCCTCAGGCTGTGGCAAGTCAACCACGCTGTTCCTGGTGGCCGGACTGTACCGGCCGTCAGCGGGACGCATTTTGTTCGGACAGCGCGTGGTCAACGACGTGAGCCCACAATCCCGCGGCGTGGGCTTGGTCTTCCAGAGCTACGCACTGTACCCGCACTTAACTACCTTCGAGAATATCGCGTTCCCGCTGCGCGTAAAGCGGACGTCCCGCGCGGAGGTAACCCGACGGGTGCACGAGGTCGCCGATCTGACCGGCATCACCGAGTGCCTGCCGAGACCGCCGGCCCAGTTGTCCGGCGGACAGCAGCAGCGCGTGGCACTGTGCCGGGCGCTCGTGAAGGCGCCCGCGATCCTGCTGCTGGACGAGCCGCTCTCCAACCTCGACGCCCGGCTCCGCGAAGCCACGCGGGCGGAGATCAAACGGCTGCAACGGGAACTGGGGATCACGACGCTCTTCGTTTCCCACGACCAGGCCGAGGCGTTAGGGATCGCGGATCGGGTCGGGATCATGGACCGCGGTAAACTCGTGGTGCTGATGACGCCGATGGAGTTATATCAACGGCCGCCGTCGCGGTTCGTCGCGGAGTTTATCGGCACGCCGCCGATGAATTTCATGCCGGTTCAGGTGGCGGAGAATGGCATCGTGTTCGATGGCGCACCGCTACGGCATCTGCCGCGCCCCATCCCTCAGGGCGCGTACATGCTCGGCGTGCGGCCCGAGCATCTCCACGTGGCGGCCGACGGCACCCTACCCGCCCTGGTCGTGCTCGTCGAAACCCTGGGCCGAGACCTGCTGATCCACGCGACCTGCGGGGGCGTGCGCCTGCGGATCCTCGCCGATCCGGAGACGCACGTCGGGCCCGACGATCGCGTCCGTCTGCGACTCGACTGGGATCGCACGCACCTGTTCGAGGCGGACAGCGGACGGGTCGTGCCGTTCGCCGGAGAAGGGAGGAGCGTGCAATGA